In the Helianthus annuus cultivar XRQ/B chromosome 11, HanXRQr2.0-SUNRISE, whole genome shotgun sequence genome, one interval contains:
- the LOC110926271 gene encoding uncharacterized protein LOC110926271 isoform X1 — translation MVEPALPIDRISHLLYLIKMASHQEFAHLQISLEEIQEATNDFADENLIGQGAFGKVYTGNLLVSGQRTNIAARRLHYEYGQGDLEFWTEITMLSDLKHNNLVSFIGFCDEKDEKIIINKHESHESLDKYLKGSVLTWLQRLQICVGIARALNYIHYDAERNYSVIHRNVKSSKILLDDNWEPKLSGFELAMRNTSERRHRLLLAEVIGTIGYMDPTYEKTGFVTHKSDVYSFGVVLFELLCGRKAFIPNEQDQQRAPQYAKSDNKEEKAEDVNKQSHPPTVSAQAQQSLFTRVWLSLFNCFSPSTDTQQSPFTDVESYSFIRVPRLLSTFTGVPSSPLCYGQEWLSLFPDVHSDEPESFNNEPHSLIDNEPHPLDNAQPTSFVDREPTSFANSWQSSFGEIMSPRMPIKLPNSSKEQGFALNPLFTMKGLDQYSHAPYPELLAQLARSHYDEENLDDIIDPYLRDKMDPESFKIFSETAYNCLKEQRAQRPNIDQILRNLEKALVQQMKRENPGPSIVAGEVEGKPSNSWKGENLEHLKIPLTDIVLATKNFTKRYLGSGTYGRVYRAELELSIEEKGEHSKKWRTVAIKCIREDKHGKEGFIAEIELLTRCKHDNIVSLLGFCDEGNEMILVYEHASNSSLDNYLGYTNKSTNLTWVQRIKICIDIARGLNYLHTRVEDEQRIVHRDIKSGNILLGKNWVAKIADFGLSRFHHKNEQAKTLYTENVAGTKEYLCPEYMKTGRLKRAIDIYSFGVVLFEILSGKLANDPTYIAEDEYGIAHVARRCFEENTIREMVDPKIMEEVDELKSTLHKGPNQDSLGTFLEAAYRCVAIAQDERPTANDILQELEKALSFQEDYEIWGPKFPKDYEEIIKLSKSSELYSTAKKKDLYNMFSKGILLQDDKVWFSLGGNGERNEMISARKFSYINHSPHNWISVPESRFNKVAEMLDISNLMIKIKTRARLSSQDTTYGVYLVFKFSDSRKLSAKHMYVNLKYTKGSETLHAYFATWRDNDWMIPVLTLYWRASRHIIVETVPSMLKALSFEQLMI, via the exons atggttgagccggccctgccGATAGATCGAATTAGCCATCTACTTTACTTGATCAAAATGGCTTCACACCAAGAGTTTGCTCACTTACAAATCTCACTTGAAGAGATACAAGAGGCCACCAATGACTTTGCTGATGAAAATCTCATCGGCCAAGGTGCGTTTGGGAAGGTTTATACAGGAAACCTCTTGGTGTCAGGACAGCGGACCAATATCGCTGCAAGGAGGTTGCATTATGAATATGGCCAAGGAGACCTTGAGTTCTGGACCGAAATTACGATGCTTTCTGATCTTAAGCATAATAATCTGGTTTCTTTTATTGGGTTTTGTGATGAAAAAGACGAGAAGATCATCATAAACAAACACGAGTCCCATGAAAGTCTCGACAAATACCTTAAAGGCTCTGTCCTCACATGGTTGCAACGATTGCAAATATGTGTTGGCATTGCACGGGCATTAAATTACATCCATTATGATGCTGAACGCAATTACAGTGTCATACATCGTAATGTCAAAAGTTCAAAAATTTTACTAGATGACAACTGGGAACCCAAGTTATCTGGTTTCGAACTTGCCATGAGAAATACAAGTGAAAGAAGACATCGTCTTCTCCTTGCTGAAGTTATTGGCACTATAGGTTACATGGATCCAACATATGAAAAGACTGGATTTGTGACCCACAAGTCGGATGTTTATTCCTTCGGAGTTGTATTATTTGAACTGCTGTGTGGGAGGAAAGCGTTTATTCCAAACGAGCAAGATCAGCAGCGTGCACCTCAATATGCTAAATCAGATAACAAAGAGGAAAAGGCGGAGGATGTCAATAAACAATCTCACCCCCCAACGGTGTCAGCACAAGCGCAGCAATCCTTGTTTACCCGCGTATGGTTGTCATTGTTTAACTGCTTCTCACCATCTACCGACACACAACAGTCTCCGTTTACCGATGTAGAGTCCTATTCGTTTATCCGTGTACCACGGTTGTTATCCACGTTTACCGGTGTACCCTCCTCGCCGCTTTGCTATGGACAGGAATGGTTATCCCTTTTCCCCGATGTACATTCAGACGAACCAGAGTCATTTAACAACGAACCACACTCATTAATTGACAACGAACCACATCCGTTAGACAATGCACAGCCAACGTCATTTGTTGACAGAGAGCCAACTTCATTTGCCAACAGTTGGCAGTCTTCATTTGGTGAAATCATGTCGCCCAGAATGCCAATAAAATTACCAAACTCCTCAAAGGAACAGGGTTTTGCACTAAATCCCTTATTTACCATGAAAGGACTTGATCAGTACTCGCATGCTCCATACCCGGAGTTATTAGCTCAATTGGCCAGATCCCATTATGATGAGGAAAATCTAGATGATATAATTGATCCATATCTAAGGGATAAGATGGACCCAGAATCTTTCAAAATTTTCTCAGAAACAGCATATAACTGCTTGAAGGAACAACGAGCACAACGTCCCAACATAGATCAAATTCTCAGAAACCTTGAGAAAGCGTTGGTACAACAAATGAAACGAGAAAATCCG GGGCCGTCAATAGTTGCTGGAGAAGTTGAAGGAAAGCCATCCAACTCCTGGAAG GGAGAAAACTTGGAACACTTAAAGATCCCACTCACTGATATAGTGTTGGCCACCAAGAATTTTACCAAAAGATACCTTGGGTCAGGCACATATGGCAGGGTGTACAGAGCAGAACTTGAGCTGTCCATAGAAGAGAAAGGTGAACATTCCAAGAAATGGAGAACTGTAGCCATCAAATGTATTAGAGAAGACAAGCATGGAAAAGAAGGGTTCATAGCTGAAATTGAATTACTTACTAGGTGTAAGCATGACAATATAGTCTCTCTTCTTGGCTTTTGTGATGAAGGTAATGAGATGATCCTTGTCTACGAGCATGCTTCTAATAGTAGTCTTGATAATTATTTGGGATACACCAATAAGTCGACTAACCTTACCTGGGTGCAACGCATAAAGATTTGCATTGATATTGCACGTGGACTAAACTACCTTCACACAAGGGTGGAGGATGAACAAAGGATAGTTCACCGTGACATAAAAAGTGGCAACATTTTGTTGGGTAAGAATTGGGTGGCAAAGATTGCTGACTTTGGACTCTCCAGATTCCACCATAAGAATGAACAAGCAAAAACTCTCTATACAGAGAATGTTGCAGGCACAAAAGAGTATTTGTGTCCAGAATATATGAAGACTGGAAGGTTGAAAAGAGCAATAGATATTTACTCTTTCGGGGTTGTTTTATTTGAGATCTTGTCCGGGAAGCTTGCCAATGATCCAACTTACATTGCGGAGGATGAATACGGAATTGCACATGTTGCACGACGATGTTTTGAAGAGAATACAATACGTGAAATGGTAGATCCTAAAATAATGGAAGAAGTAGATGAACTCAAATCCACCCTACATAAAGGACCTAATCAAGATTCTTTGGGAACATTCTTAGAAGCTGCATATAGATGTGTGGCAATAGCTCAAGACGAACGCCCCACTGCAAATGATATCCTTCAGGAACTTGAGAAAGCATTATCATTCCAA GAGGATTATGAAATATGGGGTCCTAAATTTCCTAAAGACTATGAGGAGATAATCAAATTGTCAAAATCTTCAGAACTCTACTCTACCGCAAAGAAGAAAGATCTTTACAACATGTTCTCCAAGGGAATTCTCCTTCAAGATGACAAAGTG TGGTTTTCACTAGGAGGTAATGGCGAAAGAAATGAAATGATATCGGCAAGAAAGTTTTCATACATAAACCATAGTCCACATAACTGGATATCTGTTCCGGAATCAAG GTTTAATAAGGTAGCGGAGATGTTGGATATTTCGAATCTGATGATCAAAATCAAGACAAGAGCTCGACTCTCATCCCAAGATACCACATATGGGGTCTATTTAGTCTTCAAATTTTCTGATTCAAGAAAATTGTCAGCTAAACATATGTATGTGAACCTTAAGTACACAAAGGGGAGTGAAACCTTACATGCGTATTTTGCAACATGGAGAGACAATGACTGGATGATTCCGGTTTTAACTTTATACTGGAGAGCTTCTCGCCATATTATTGTGGAGACTGTCCCATCTATGTTGAAGGCCTTGAGTTTCGAGCAATTGATGAT ATGA
- the LOC110926271 gene encoding uncharacterized protein LOC110926271 isoform X2, producing MVEPALPIDRISHLLYLIKMASHQEFAHLQISLEEIQEATNDFADENLIGQGAFGKVYTGNLLVSGQRTNIAARRLHYEYGQGDLEFWTEITMLSDLKHNNLVSFIGFCDEKDEKIIINKHESHESLDKYLKGSVLTWLQRLQICVGIARALNYIHYDAERNYSVIHRNVKSSKILLDDNWEPKLSGFELAMRNTSERRHRLLLAEVIGTIGYMDPTYEKTGFVTHKSDVYSFGVVLFELLCGRKAFIPNEQDQQRAPQYAKSDNKEEKAEDVNKQSHPPTVSAQAQQSLFTRVWLSLFNCFSPSTDTQQSPFTDVESYSFIRVPRLLSTFTGVPSSPLCYGQEWLSLFPDVHSDEPESFNNEPHSLIDNEPHPLDNAQPTSFVDREPTSFANSWQSSFGEIMSPRMPIKLPNSSKEQGFALNPLFTMKGLDQYSHAPYPELLAQLARSHYDEENLDDIIDPYLRDKMDPESFKIFSETAYNCLKEQRAQRPNIDQILRNLEKALVQQMKRENPGPSIVAGEVEGKPSNSWKGENLEHLKIPLTDIVLATKNFTKRYLGSGTYGRVYRAELELSIEEKGEHSKKWRTVAIKCIREDKHGKEGFIAEIELLTRCKHDNIVSLLGFCDEGNEMILVYEHASNSSLDNYLGYTNKSTNLTWVQRIKICIDIARGLNYLHTRVEDEQRIVHRDIKSGNILLGKNWVAKIADFGLSRFHHKNEQAKTLYTENVAGTKEYLCPEYMKTGRLKRAIDIYSFGVVLFEILSGKLANDPTYIAEDEYGIAHVARRCFEENTIREMVDPKIMEEVDELKSTLHKGPNQDSLGTFLEAAYRCVAIAQDERPTANDILQELEKALSFQENSKDKLQMSFEEIKLATQDFHPENIIGRGGFGKVFKGEVTHGGQHTTVVAKRLDMLKERKLF from the exons atggttgagccggccctgccGATAGATCGAATTAGCCATCTACTTTACTTGATCAAAATGGCTTCACACCAAGAGTTTGCTCACTTACAAATCTCACTTGAAGAGATACAAGAGGCCACCAATGACTTTGCTGATGAAAATCTCATCGGCCAAGGTGCGTTTGGGAAGGTTTATACAGGAAACCTCTTGGTGTCAGGACAGCGGACCAATATCGCTGCAAGGAGGTTGCATTATGAATATGGCCAAGGAGACCTTGAGTTCTGGACCGAAATTACGATGCTTTCTGATCTTAAGCATAATAATCTGGTTTCTTTTATTGGGTTTTGTGATGAAAAAGACGAGAAGATCATCATAAACAAACACGAGTCCCATGAAAGTCTCGACAAATACCTTAAAGGCTCTGTCCTCACATGGTTGCAACGATTGCAAATATGTGTTGGCATTGCACGGGCATTAAATTACATCCATTATGATGCTGAACGCAATTACAGTGTCATACATCGTAATGTCAAAAGTTCAAAAATTTTACTAGATGACAACTGGGAACCCAAGTTATCTGGTTTCGAACTTGCCATGAGAAATACAAGTGAAAGAAGACATCGTCTTCTCCTTGCTGAAGTTATTGGCACTATAGGTTACATGGATCCAACATATGAAAAGACTGGATTTGTGACCCACAAGTCGGATGTTTATTCCTTCGGAGTTGTATTATTTGAACTGCTGTGTGGGAGGAAAGCGTTTATTCCAAACGAGCAAGATCAGCAGCGTGCACCTCAATATGCTAAATCAGATAACAAAGAGGAAAAGGCGGAGGATGTCAATAAACAATCTCACCCCCCAACGGTGTCAGCACAAGCGCAGCAATCCTTGTTTACCCGCGTATGGTTGTCATTGTTTAACTGCTTCTCACCATCTACCGACACACAACAGTCTCCGTTTACCGATGTAGAGTCCTATTCGTTTATCCGTGTACCACGGTTGTTATCCACGTTTACCGGTGTACCCTCCTCGCCGCTTTGCTATGGACAGGAATGGTTATCCCTTTTCCCCGATGTACATTCAGACGAACCAGAGTCATTTAACAACGAACCACACTCATTAATTGACAACGAACCACATCCGTTAGACAATGCACAGCCAACGTCATTTGTTGACAGAGAGCCAACTTCATTTGCCAACAGTTGGCAGTCTTCATTTGGTGAAATCATGTCGCCCAGAATGCCAATAAAATTACCAAACTCCTCAAAGGAACAGGGTTTTGCACTAAATCCCTTATTTACCATGAAAGGACTTGATCAGTACTCGCATGCTCCATACCCGGAGTTATTAGCTCAATTGGCCAGATCCCATTATGATGAGGAAAATCTAGATGATATAATTGATCCATATCTAAGGGATAAGATGGACCCAGAATCTTTCAAAATTTTCTCAGAAACAGCATATAACTGCTTGAAGGAACAACGAGCACAACGTCCCAACATAGATCAAATTCTCAGAAACCTTGAGAAAGCGTTGGTACAACAAATGAAACGAGAAAATCCG GGGCCGTCAATAGTTGCTGGAGAAGTTGAAGGAAAGCCATCCAACTCCTGGAAG GGAGAAAACTTGGAACACTTAAAGATCCCACTCACTGATATAGTGTTGGCCACCAAGAATTTTACCAAAAGATACCTTGGGTCAGGCACATATGGCAGGGTGTACAGAGCAGAACTTGAGCTGTCCATAGAAGAGAAAGGTGAACATTCCAAGAAATGGAGAACTGTAGCCATCAAATGTATTAGAGAAGACAAGCATGGAAAAGAAGGGTTCATAGCTGAAATTGAATTACTTACTAGGTGTAAGCATGACAATATAGTCTCTCTTCTTGGCTTTTGTGATGAAGGTAATGAGATGATCCTTGTCTACGAGCATGCTTCTAATAGTAGTCTTGATAATTATTTGGGATACACCAATAAGTCGACTAACCTTACCTGGGTGCAACGCATAAAGATTTGCATTGATATTGCACGTGGACTAAACTACCTTCACACAAGGGTGGAGGATGAACAAAGGATAGTTCACCGTGACATAAAAAGTGGCAACATTTTGTTGGGTAAGAATTGGGTGGCAAAGATTGCTGACTTTGGACTCTCCAGATTCCACCATAAGAATGAACAAGCAAAAACTCTCTATACAGAGAATGTTGCAGGCACAAAAGAGTATTTGTGTCCAGAATATATGAAGACTGGAAGGTTGAAAAGAGCAATAGATATTTACTCTTTCGGGGTTGTTTTATTTGAGATCTTGTCCGGGAAGCTTGCCAATGATCCAACTTACATTGCGGAGGATGAATACGGAATTGCACATGTTGCACGACGATGTTTTGAAGAGAATACAATACGTGAAATGGTAGATCCTAAAATAATGGAAGAAGTAGATGAACTCAAATCCACCCTACATAAAGGACCTAATCAAGATTCTTTGGGAACATTCTTAGAAGCTGCATATAGATGTGTGGCAATAGCTCAAGACGAACGCCCCACTGCAAATGATATCCTTCAGGAACTTGAGAAAGCATTATCATTCCAA GAAAACAGTAAGGACAAACTCCAAATGTCATTTGAAGAAATTAAATTGGCCACACAAGACTTCCATCCTGAGAATATTATTGGAAGGGGAGGATTTGGAAAGGTATTCAAAGGAGAAGTTACACACGGTGGTCAACATACTACAGTTGTCGCAAAAAGGTTGGATATGTTGAAAGAAAGAAAGTTATTTTAG